gacaacGCATCcataaacgactcttgtatggccaactaagcgaatgAAAGCGCTAGCAAgctggtcaaagaaagcgcttcagggacaccctcaaagcttctctgaaggagttcagcatagacccagctacctgggagacagaggcacatgacagagcatcatggcgtcgcgttgtgaaaactggcgcacaggttgctgaagaaaagagaacagcgctggcaaaaaataaaaaacgccagagaagaaaaggccaatgacactagctccagctggaataacgtGCCCAGTGtacagccgaacattccgggctcacataggtctcaccagccacatgaggaggcacaaaaccccagtgcaaagccctcagccccctcgatgacaaaagtggtcatcatcgaaccacgatggacgaactatattaGTCGTGGAATTTCTGTTTCAGTCTCCTTTCTAGACCTTCCTTTCTCCTGATTAATCTGTTGCTCTATCTCTGTTGTATGCAGTCCAGAGCTTTTCATTAAGAAAAATACGAGTATGTAGGTCAAGTCAGATCACTAGTTGAGATGTGACCGAACGAAACcaataacgattggtctcggacCGGTGCGGAACATGACACACAGTGCTGCAGCgagacattattattatgttagaaacgaacgagtattcattctctggcgctgccagggttgAGTTTCGATAAAGAGAAACACAATTCATCGGTGTCCCTTTATCAGGTTCTACTGAGGAATTTCCTGCTGATGTGGCAGCTCTGCAGCAGAACCACCCTCTGACATGTAACGAGAATGTTCTTaagaatgttaagggccttgaaggcgTCTGTgaagtcagttgttattattccatctgttgatataacaatggggtatattgttattttagataacttccataaacgcttaatctccaagatTAGGTTctcatatttttgttgtttttccaattcagtttttctttaattatgagacagtggtacggcgatatcaataatggtagcggtttttttaaataaaaaaacagaagaTCAGGGCTAagatctaccgttttgtcggtcgaaataggcctatcccagtacagcagatgatcagtagactcgagaacctcttgtggcgagtatttgtaataaggatGAGTATCAAATTATGTGTccaagccaagtgttggtgtattattatgctagaaacgaacgagtagccttctctggcactgccagggtcgagtttcgttaaagagaaacacaatTCAATGCAGTATctttatcagtgtccactgaggaatttctGGTGATGTGGGCAGGTCTGCAGGCTTGTCTACACTTCACACAATCacaaactattattattattattattattattattactgttattattattattattattattattattaggcctattattattggtaaaatcttttttctcTTTGCTCTATCAGAATCGGAGCAGCTGCCTATGTTGAATGTTCAGCTCTCACAAAAGAAGGAGTAAGAGATGTTTTTGAAACAGCCACAAGATGTGCTCTAAAGAAGCgtaaagagaagaagaaaaaaaatacgacATGCAGCCTCCTTTAAGCCGCTTGAGAGTAGACCCCTCCTTTAAAATGAGACcgaggttttaaaaaaaagtcaaaaaaaaatcGCGCGTAGTTTCAGTCAGAAATAATTTTGTGTTTAGAGAATAATTTAATCCATTTGTTTTGTCTAGAATAATACTCTCTGTGCATTCCATACAAGTTTCCTTGTAATACCATATGTAAATGCCTAGttatgtataataaaaaaaaaaaatttgttgatATATGTATGATATATGCTGATATGTGTTTGCCCATTTGTTAGTGTCATATAGGTAAACAAATATGTgatgttgaaaaataaatttgactGCTCTTACACGGGTGGATGGGACTGGAAAGTGTACAAAAGTGCCTGAAACTTACATTTCTCCTGATCAAATGTACGCATCTCTACTCTCAAAAAATAATGTACCCAATAAATGTATGTTGTTAAATAAGGCGCTAATAACCCTTTGAATGCATACAAATTAATGAGCTGTCAGTATTAGATGTCGTTTATTTTTATACCGTGAAATAAAGTATTCCACGTATCCAGCTTATCCAAGTCTACACTCTATACAATCACAAACACAAGTCTACATTTCACACAATCACATACTTTTAAACTTCACACGATCATATACTTTTACAATGCACACAATCAAATACACACGCCTACACTTATCACAATCACAATCACTTGATTTTTTGTAGAGAATTCACAATGACATACTTgtaaattttaagaaaataataaaacagaaaattgcaaaggtttaatttaaaaacattgcaCCTATCCATTTGTCTACAATTGAAACAAACGGGAGGAGTGCTAATCATAGTGTATCAAATACTTCTGATAACTTTCTAAAACATCTATTCTTCAGATATGTAAAGGACTTTTTGTGTAGTATATGCCgatgttcttcttcttctagccagcttcattgctgctgagctgtgagctcttttgcagactgtgccaagaaaaaaaagtgtgctgttttcttcagttgttcagcactgccgtacagggtgttggtgtATATGCTGATGTAAAGAAAGATGTTTCTCTTCCAGTTATTGAATGTTGACTTGGAGAAAGATGTTTCTCTAACAATTATATAATGTTGACTTGGAGAAAGATGTTTCTCTAACAATTATTGAATGTTGACTTGGAGAAAGATGTTTctctaacaattatttaatgttgaCTTGGAGAAAAATGTTTCTCTAACAATTATTGAATGTTGACTTGGAGAAAGATGTTTCTCTAACAATTATTGAATGTTGACTTGGACAAAGATGTTTCCCTAACAACTATTGTATGTTGACTTGGACAAAGATGTTTCCCTAACAACTATTGTATGTTGACTTGGACAAAGATGTTTCCCTAACAACTATTGTATGTTGACTTGGACAAAGATGTTTCCCTAACAACTATTGTATGTTGACTTGGACAAAGATGTTTCCCTAACAATTATTGAATGTTGACTTGGACAAAGATGTTTCCCTAACAATTATTGTATGTTGACTTGGACAAAGATGTTTCTCTAACAATTATTGTATGTTGACTTGGACTAAGATGTTTCTCTAACAATTATTGTATGTTGACTTGGAGAAAGATGTTTCTCTCACAATTATTGTATGTTGATATTGACTAAATATTTTCCTCCTCAGTTATTAAATAAGCTGTTGATAAAGATGTTTGTCCTCCAGTTATTAAATAAGCTGTTAATAAAGATGTTTGTCCTTCAGTTATTAAATAAGCTGTTGATAAAGATGTTTGTCCTCCAGTTATTAAATAAGCTGTTGATAAAGATGTTTGTCCTCCAAAATGAATGTTGAGATGCCAAGTCAAAAGATGTTTCCCTTTCAAAATTGATGTCAACGGATGTGTTTCAGGTTGACCGagaaaaatatcaatattaaaataattatttttggaCCTGCTTTTAGAGGATTTCATCGTTTTTATATAAGTAATATTTGTATTAGATACATATCAGAgaattgtgtgtgtttttttttaattcacattgGCTAACTATAGAATTCCTTATTGTATAGTCAGGTCTAGCCCGGGCTAACAAGAATTATTCAGTAGCCAGGTGGTACGCTACTGGGTGAGTTTGATCTGTGCACCACAGTCTgagaccaaggggctagagttgCCTAAGGAACCAGACTACACCTAACGTATCTAATCTTACTAATACAAGTAAAGGAACCAACTAAATGTATAcaacaataaaaattttattaaaatataattaaacaaaataaaattaatagtaaAATGTATTCGATATAGCCGCGAACACAGCCtaggttgaaaaaaacaacctaaaacTCAAATGAACCAAATCACACGATAATCTACTTACCAAACCTAACTACAACAAAATGCTACATCAACACCCCAACAATAACTAGTCTAAATTTACACCAAAACGCAACAGTAACAGTTCCATTGAGACTAGCATATTACGACAGAGTAAAGCAGcatatcaataaaacaaatgcaGGCCTCTAGGTCTTTCCTTATTACAGAATTCGAATACACACGCTGGGACAGTTGATCGTCCACAAAGTTTAGCAATTAGTCAAAATAATATTTGTCAGTAGAGAGCGACTATTTATTTATCAGTAGGAGATTTTCACGGATATAAATGCATCCAACCCTTTTAGTTATTACACCGTATAGAAAACAACTAATGCAATTTTGTAAAGGGTCTGTCTTTTGAAGTTCTTATAGTGcacacatttcatttttttttcttttcacgaGCTCCAATAGGCTCGTGTGCAATGAGCCTTTTAATAGAGGGATCTCACCTATTGGATTCTTAAGCGGGTTCCAAACCAATGATTGAAAAGAGAATGTTAGTTAAGTTAGTTAAGAACATTAAGTCTAATGCTTAAAATGATGTTTATTTGATGGAGTAGTCTCCCTTGAGTGTTACAGTTTGTTGATTTCATGCAATATGGAGGCAGCCAGGAATGCAACTTGTTAACTATTAAACAACCCTTCGTTTTAGTTGATCACTCAAAGTGTTTGTTGAGTCTTTGGTCATCTAGCTAGTAACAAGAGGTATATAAAAGGGGATAAGGGACAACCCTGTCAAACAGACTTTTGAATTGGAATAATTTGGCTAAGAGAATGATTGATtattggtgtaaaaaaaaaaaaggaaaatgcaagccccccccccccccccaaatgatgacTAATTCCTAGCCTCACCAATGTTCTTTTCTAAAGCCTCCTTTAGTCACAAAGCAATTATGGATCATCTcaaagaaatgagatgaatgcctgggcattagctatgatCGGAACGATGTCACTTAAGAAACAgttcttcaccccccccccccttttccctttCAACGCAGTgtcaatacagtttgggatcattGGGTCGGAGGCTCTGCCAGGTTGtagcaaactgcctaagggtcgccggctcttgatttttcctcagggttgactcccgaagctttcttttcatgtttgggtatagacgcaaggcagcagaggttgaAATTAAGAGTTTACCTTCTCCtatgtgggtagccagccaCGAGGCCCACCTGCCCGAAACTTACTGGTTTTGGCACAGGCAGTAACTCGATCTCCTTTGCCTCTTCTCCTTTTAATGACAAAAGTTCAGCCGAACCGAGTATCTGAGCCACAAGTGAAGGCCCTCAGCTGAACTTGTTGTCAGATGCTATTTTAGACGCATGCTATTGGAAGAATTTCATAGGTAGGGGAGTGCGTATATCCATTATCATTTCCAACAATAACAACCTTACGGAAccaaagaaatattattattattattattattattatcagcaaaaagtacatttaaattttgatagacatctaaattatgtttttttaaaaatacagaatTATGAAATTAATTGTTTGATCCCGCGTTTTTAGTGCAAATCCTTATTTATAAATAGCTAAACAGAAAAACCCAACTGCACTTtcctaaaaaaatattcttcagattccttaaactttaaaacgATCAGATAAACTTAGGGATATGCAAGAGAGCCGAACTAAGCATGCGATGTGATGTGGCAATATCGTAATGGTTAAGAAGAAACATCTTCCATTAGGAAATATGTAGGCATACTTTGTGGCAGATATTCTGACCTACAATACAGAAAGCTAGGACTCCATGAAGTTGGCAATTGTATTCCTTCTATACAAAAAAAGGAAGGTCTTTAATTTAATGTCGCCAATAAATCTAGATGTTTGATTTGAATGTGTAAACGTCAAAATTCACATAAGACTTGCACTTCAAAACACAGGGACATCCTTTGACGACATACTATATGACGTCTGTTCTCTCTGCCGTGGGAAAACTTGGCAATGTAATTGATGCAGGATCAAGTGGTCTTTTTGGATTGAACTTACACTGTGGAGGGAGTATCGCTTAGAACACATAAGAGTTATTTTTAGCCAACATCGTCATCTTAGTAGAATGGGAAAACACTATTGAGTGTGTAACACGACTCTTCTACAATTGTTTTTAATAGTACATTCCAGTcctacgcaaaaaaaaaaaaaaaaaaaaaaaaaaaaaaaaaaaaagcgacatATTTGGTTATATTAAGCTATATCTTCCGGAAGCACAACTAGCCTCGTCTGGCCAATGAAGTCTGCTCAGGCTTTAATTGTATAAGTCCATCCGTTAACAGGTCACAATTACATTAACAGGCGAAAAGGGAAGTGAAATATATTTGGTTCAGAGAAGGGTGAGCACTATGGAATTCAGCAGTTATTGAGTTATCTCTGACCCACTTTCGTATGTTTTCTTTAAACAGTGGCGAATAGTCCAGATAGACAATGACTCCCAcacccttttgttttttttttacaaagcttagattaactctgtctgtctgtctgttacacatttttaacaaactatttttcccacacccattcttagaTCATGTTGAAAGTTTACACAGTTATTttacctaaaaaaacaacaacaacatatgatagattaacttttaaaatcaacccattaatcaattaattactggtaattaattattttgtttgataccaaaaggGGTAATATTCCTTAGTATTAAgaaatatggctaaatatgcTGGATTTTGTCCCGTAAGATAcattgtacacgctatttcccCCAcaccattcttggatcaaattGCAACTTTACAAACTTATTTAGTGCAGCTAAAAAAAGACGCGaatcaactaaaaaaataaacaaattagtgtattaattattggtaattacaGGGGGGTCCTCCAAAATTGGTTCCATGGATATTGTCAATCATTTAGAAGAAAAGGCAACGGAAAAATTGCCTTATGTTAATTACAAGGGGCACCATTACAccaatagcttagggccttacaAAGTCTAAATTCGGTCCTGATAGGGGTGGGGGTGTAAGGGATGGCGTCAAAGTTTAAATAAAGATTACAACTATCAATAAGGaacatttaaaacttaaattattagctaattattttcataaaagTTATGCAGTTACTTTTTAAACACCCTCTTGGGAAGGGTAACCAAGATCACCATTTCCACCTCCCTCTCCGCATGAATACGCCAGTGTCCAGACATAGCGCGTCTTACCAACTTCTTATCTCATAGTTGGCTATGTGGGGGATCCGCTGTTGTTTAGATTTCATAAGGAATGGGAAACAGCCATCCCAGAAAAGTAGAACATCCTTAAAGCAGTGAAAGTGAGCTAGATAAGATCTtagatctgtccacttttcaACTTTGAAATGTATTGTCCTTTACTTCCTCGCCTCGTTCTGAAAGCGAGCGTGGGTGTTGGTGTCAAAGGTCATCCATTGTGCAAAAGAGTGTCAAAATAAATTTCGATATTTGACTTCATATGTTAGAAAGCTATTCTGGTCTACAGTGGATTACAATATACcatcgttttgtttttctcgTTGAAATTACGTATTAAATCTGATGTGGAGTGTACGATGTATAATTAATTCCTTGctattgtttttaatattgaacGGTGGTGCTTTTGGGTTAAGATTGTGGTACTTGTTAATATTGTGGTGCTTGTTAATGTTTTGTTAACTGATGTATGGTTTCACTGTCTAGAATTATTCCCCCTTAATATTTGATTGCGTCATATGTAATATGTATTAGAGGATATAAAGTTTCAATAGTGCTAACAGCATTTTTACTCCAATCAGGGCCGACCCTTACAATTGCTAGTCCTATTCGAAATGGATTGCTCGGGGCCCAATCAGGGTAAGGAAgaggataataagtaaaaattacaattttatataagaaaataaattcatttgtggattacatttttatgaaatgaaagctgactatgccgtttttttatcgcgcgtaggatcggcgtttaccatattgaatgacacccccaaatgacatttttgtttatttttaaggagattttaataattttcaggagatttccagcaTCCCTTGGAAAATGAGGAGGAAAATCTATTAATAttaaagttataatggtttaatttaataattgaaaTCTAGAATTATCGCGGgacctataaaagtgcggggctcactgcgaccgcataggttgcagtggcttaatgCCAGCCCTATTCCAATCACGTGTGAATTGAGATTTGGATGACACAAGTACTGCCCGGCACAGCGGATTGATACAACACAACTTCCACTCTCTTCCCATAAGTTTGGGTTTCACTGTATCAGAAGCACTTCTTcctgtttaaaaatgtattaagattaaccttttatttttcttgccaACGAGTGTCTGAAAGCAGAGCACACTCTGTAGATTGCTTGTGGTGTGTAGAGATATACATAACGACACTTTGATCAGTGTTCTTGGGTTAACAAATGATCATCTATTAactgtactttaaaaaattagagagagagagagagagagagagaaagggtagagagagagtgagattaAAAAAACGAACTTTTGTGTAAGTATTCTTATTACTTCATTGATTGGATGGGCTGCTTAGGATTGACACTTttgcaattgaaaaaaaaaggaatgagacAAAGCTAGTGAAAACATCAAGTGATAGCAACCAAGTCTGTACATTATCAATTTATTTCACATTTGattatcataaaaatacatgtaCAAATGTATATACACGGAATGTATTGtgtactataacaataacatttGTATTATGTTTTGTAGTCAACAAAATCGTCATttagatcaaaataaacaagaacAAAATCTATTATTTCTGGCCAAACAATAAAAGCAGAACATCTAAGTCAGTCTTCGTCTCAATAGACAAAGACCTCCACGTATCGTTTGTAAGGCCTCTCTGAAGCGAGCTCTACTCTAAGTACTTTTCATCAAGATTGTCTTCAGTCCCACTACTATAGTCACTAGActccaaaacaaaataatgagaaTAAATAGGCTCGTCTGTAATGGCAGCGTCATTTTGCGCGGAGTCGTTTCGAGAGTTATTTTTAGAAGCATCTTTTTGGAAGCTGCTCAGAGTTGGCGCATTTGAAACAGTATATTTCTCTGGTTCTGTCCTTTTAGGTGCCATTTCTGATAAAGATCTTTCCAGgcgtttgtttttgttggaacTGTGCGCCCCTTCCTGATCTGGGCTGAGCGGAAGTGGCCGACAAGTGTTCTTGTTACTGGCATCGTTAGTCTGTCTTTGGTGAGTGTTGGCATTAGCCACTCGAGCCACATGACTTGCATTCCCCGTGATATCTGACTCGGTTCTGGATAGAGACGTACGTGAGCTAGGAACAGGCGGCAGAGGCCCGAGCTTCTTCAAGATCTTATCTGTAGCATTTTCAGAACAGGAAGACGTAGAAGTCCGTGGCGTTCTACCATTGCTAGAGTCGCTCTGCCTTCGGTGGTTTAAATAGTTATCTTTGACCGCCTGAAGCTCTGAGTTGGCATCTCTAAAGCTCTCCGACTTCTTGGCCAAAAGAATAGGGGTTCTTTTAGAAGTCAATTTCTGTGGGGCTTCGTAATCTTTACCGCAGCTGCGAGAGCAAGACAGCTTTCTCTTGTGTGGTGTTTCATGCAGCGAGTAATTTAGGCTGCTTTCGTTAATCTTTGGCATCAGAGCGCCTTCAACAGGCTCAAGAGTAATGTTCGATCCCAAATCTTTCTTCAGATCGACTGCTTTTCCGGGAACGACTTGCAGTCGCGCATTTTGCAGCACGGAAGGTAGATTTCCCTCTTGGTCGTTGGCCAAACTCTGCAAATTCACATAATAATAGACACTTTCGGCTTGACGCGATGATTCGTCGGATTCTGAAATGTGAAAAAGCGTCAGCTGACAGATAATCTTATCATTTGTTGCTTTTTCAAAATTAGGCAGGACACTGGGTTCAGCTGGTGTATTCTGGGACATGTTTAAGCTTCTTTCACTATTTTTGTCACCagattttgtatttcttaagCTGCCATCTTGTGAAGACTCTGTCAGCTGGGAGCTGAGCTCTTTCTTGAACGTATTCGACTGGGTCCAGTATCTATCTAGCGTCTCATAAACGCCTTCTTCCTCAGTCTTAGAGACACTCGTCCTGTTCTCGTGCCCTGATGGGATCTCGTTGTGCTTCACCTCGAATGTACGTTCGAATTTGCTCCAGTCGTGTTTAGTGCAGGGTGGCAGTGGAGGAACAAGGAGTGAATCAAGCTGCGGGCCGGAGATAGGAGGGACCGCGGGGAGTCCTGTGGAAAATATGCCACCGTTCTTATTTCCGTTGATCTCGTTTTGGGCTACTAGGATACAGTTGGAGTTCAGCTTATCATGATGGCGGATTTTATCACTGGTTTTGTTTTTGGTGGAGACTTTGACCTAAATGGGAAATAAAAAATCGCATGAAACAATGATGTTTaaaattggaaataaaaatcGCATGAAACAATGTTGTTTAAaattggaattttaaaaaatcgcatGAAACAATGTTGTTTAAaattggaattttaaaaaatcgcttgaaacaatattgtttaaaattggaaataaaaatcacacgaaacaattatttttgtttctgtttgtgtgttatttcatttttaggTCTTCTCTTTCAAACATTCTACAATGAAAATTGTAAGAGAATCCTAGGAGTATATTCAAATCATATAGAGGCTTTGATATTGTTCATATTATagatttaatttgaattttttgtaAAGTGGAGTAGCCCTTTCCAACCTTGCTATTTacatggcagatgatgttaaggtcatctgtttctatggccgaaggttaacgatggtgtcatatggccagcacaacgtccaacaGCCcatattttccccaactaatgtcaggtacccattacacctggatggactcagaggcgcccaaagattccgaagttgaaaattccagtcttcaccaagattcgaacccgaaaccTCTCggctcagaagccaagcgcttttaaatttaaaagctATTGCGCAGACCATAAAAAAAGAACACGATTATGTGCCAAACGAAATGTAACGAACATATGTTCAGCCCTTGTAGAtgcaagtaaaaataaaaaatataaggcTTTTCGCATTTCTTATATAGTAAGTTTTGCTATGCATTAGCGCCTATCTTCATCTCTGTGGTCAACTAGACTCCTTACCTTGTCTATCACGTCATAAATTCCATTCTCGTTCATGTCATGTGACGTCTCTATCGTGTGACAACTTCTTTCACGCCATCCACGCAGGGGtctgaagaaaaagaaagaaaaaaagttcacaatATATGCAAGTGCTCTTTCAAGCAGAAAGGTTTCTAGGTGTCGTCTCTAGTTTCTTTTATCGTAATAACATTTGTGGATATATCCGCAGCGCAGCCCTTAGACGTGGGGACTCTCGACTTCTTTAATACGAAAGTCTCAAGACatcttttaaaatcatttttatatttatttatgctgAACTAAAGTTGTCCTTAGTGTTACGATGGGACcgcgggggggaggggggcggggggggggggagggaggtgtCATATGCGAGGcctaaaattagttttaacacaaAATATCATGTTAAGAGCCTTGGGAGTAATTGGTTTGGATGCCAGTCTTTGTTTAGAAGAactattttcaaataaattcaCCACATATATAAAGTCTATAAAGTAAAGGTACTGTATATTAAAAATGTGTCTCAGAGGCACGGCTTATTTGTATGATGGTTGATGGTGGTCCCTACAGGCCCCTGTTTGTCAACCAAAAGGCCGCTTATGATTTCTAGTCCTAACAATCTCTGCACTTTGTTCgcgaaaagaaagagaggaaggggggggggggggcggggtcgTTAGTTTGTTGATACTCTTTTCTGTCCCTACCCCTAAGAGGAGACAACTGGTGACTCTTTTTCAACTTCAAGCAATCTATGTTGATCTTTCGCTTTTTCTCAACGGCTTTCGCATTCTTAAAGATCGAGCCTTAAAACCGTGAAGACTCAGTAGATGTACTCTATTGCTtagcttttattttcttactacattctatgtgttgttgtttttctagcCTTAACATTTTACATGCagtagctgttgttttttttaaaatcgttCTGTTCTTAAAAACTAAACCTAATATAATCCCAGATTTATCAGTGCATCATTCT
This genomic stretch from Biomphalaria glabrata chromosome 4, xgBioGlab47.1, whole genome shotgun sequence harbors:
- the LOC106064068 gene encoding uncharacterized protein LOC106064068; the protein is MNSSVLIRQMAVSSEDSKGEKGSEWSSWNNYNIGQILLPILCAAFIATVIIVIACCLIKKKSKPLRGWRERSCHTIETSHDMNENGIYDVIDKVKVSTKNKTSDKIRHHDKLNSNCILVAQNEINGNKNGGIFSTGLPAVPPISGPQLDSLLVPPLPPCTKHDWSKFERTFEVKHNEIPSGHENRTSVSKTEEEGVYETLDRYWTQSNTFKKELSSQLTESSQDGSLRNTKSGDKNSERSLNMSQNTPAEPSVLPNFEKATNDKIICQLTLFHISESDESSRQAESVYYYVNLQSLANDQEGNLPSVLQNARLQVVPGKAVDLKKDLGSNITLEPVEGALMPKINESSLNYSLHETPHKRKLSCSRSCGKDYEAPQKLTSKRTPILLAKKSESFRDANSELQAVKDNYLNHRRQSDSSNGRTPRTSTSSCSENATDKILKKLGPLPPVPSSRTSLSRTESDITGNASHVARVANANTHQRQTNDASNKNTCRPLPLSPDQEGAHSSNKNKRLERSLSEMAPKRTEPEKYTVSNAPTLSSFQKDASKNNSRNDSAQNDAAITDEPIYSHYFVLESSDYSSGTEDNLDEKYLE